In one Bombus fervidus isolate BK054 chromosome 16, iyBomFerv1, whole genome shotgun sequence genomic region, the following are encoded:
- the LOC139995524 gene encoding uncharacterized protein: MRRDHVKQQWRTLRLPRNIHSVFWAFCLLIALGLYPVLADIILQDMEKNIVDLMDGTGIHQEPVGVIVTENRCHRNDTIAYDITESALLTINTNTLFPTGIPRDFSILVVAKPKIGSSAATLFAIYSDSGEEQLVLSLGNDVTLYYSTTPDDEDKPISFGIDISDGKWHRLGISVKGDTVTLILDCTQQVSKELSRNLDETISVSGIIIIGQQIVDGNMYMGGLEMLKIAPIPDAAYEICTIFAPNCRSQSRQSDHSNMRNYDPVVRTTSSTYYEGTNIGDSQTVPSSSYPVKPFSTAGSYYETNYDNLHLPRSYGKTSERSEPNVSYNEQDENLVKGTEDDYENGSEEGNEDTEDSDNYKLLYRPINVTYAARPTVETFLHNQSAVFNNIDSVEADRYQTTTPEISKTSDNLFREVQGGLKYSESLEGSYYNPTYYSSRGSPGPRGFPGPPGVPGPPGKKGEPGRDGLAGLQGTAGPPGNVFIIPALNQQGNEKGPDTQAETLRQMLSQHMLAMRGAEGPMGLTGIAGPEGPPGPQGQKGEPGEVGEPGPRGERGIPGNTGREGRRGRPGRDGERGLSGPPGMKGEQGVPGLPGLPGDKGERGFVGATGEQGLPGHEGMQGDDGPPGLPGLPGEMGPRGFIGPRGFPGLPGNPGIPGSEGPPGAKGNTGPPGPPGVPGSPGPIGPVGPPGPQGLLGPTGLVGPQGKPGIPGLSGADGSPGHPGNPGVPGMKGEQGPQGPQGPIGFPGVRGMKGDEGKRGSPGERGEKGERGPEGEKGDIGAKGEPGLSGPQGIPGLEGLEGPKGFEGPRGETGLVGLPGEKGKTGPPGFVGYPGNVGEKGDKGQPGREGPSGDKGERGNNGASGERGEPGPRGFRGARGRRGAEGLPGPKGDTGQPGPPGLQGESGTPGVEGPRGFVGSPGQAGLNGKDGIPGPSGERGPVGDSGPPGPPGAPGVIGPQGPAGEPGQPGEPGSPGTPGAPGDSGSPGEQGKEGPQGPPGLQGKEGSPGPGGLPGFPGERGANGLPGMPGAKGDIGPPGLQGPSGDKGAQGESGKDGESGPQGKQGPKGPPGPVGLKGDRGEPGPVGPTGRDGLPGQRGLPGAPGPVGVPGEDGDKGDIGPPGEKGFKGSQAETGPPGAPGAQGLRGEPGAIGLPGEKGPPGEIGRRGPKGEDGPVGASGPPGPVGPQGLPGPSGLKGEVGDTGIVGPVGPAGNPGEQGPRGPKGSEGSQGPPGVEGRQGAKGESGAVGLPGLIGPEGKQGERGPPGPKGEEGKSGPPGPPGNRGINGPEGPKGNAGPPGFPGPPGEPGLVGPKGEAGKNGEDGKPGDPGAPGEIGPPGKEGLPGPAGKQGSEGPAGVQGSPGLPGEKGDMGPPGAQGPPGSTGSQGLPGPSGLPGVRGLPGLAGENGPPGMSGAVGAPGKVGPVGPKGPKGDRGKRGIKGHRGELGHVGVKGEQGEKGEQGPRGSLGLEGPKGNQGPPGLLGFKGNDGPPGLPGIEGAIGPKGNAGNDGPKGELGPPGPPGPPGPPAEQPMIPPELLFTREQILRRKRDISTNTAEDEKEKDSETLDKDDQIEEELGPKFLDMYSSIYAMRQELDRIRKPIGSRENPVRTCKDLFYGHPHFHDGWYWIDPNLGMADDSVYVYCNMTNMGETCVYPDIHTSQMPNIPWRKENNKTDWYSNLRGGFKITYEAIGVVQLNFLRLLSQEAYQNFTYTCINSVAWYNVLNFNYNSSLRLLGANEDEFSYTGIKPQIVTDNCKMRKSKGDTVFLIYSKKLQQLPLVDFYPVDYGLPHQAFGFTVGPICFK; encoded by the exons TTCCGACTGGTATACCGCGtgatttttccattttagTCGTCGCCAAGCCAAAAATCG GATCCTCGGCTGCCACGTTGTTTGCGATCTACAGCGACAGTGGTGAGGAACAGTTGGTGCTATCATTGGGCAATGATGTCACTCTTTACTACAGTACAACTCCGGATGATGAGGATAAACCAATTTCGTTTGGTATTGATATATCCGATGGAAAATGGCACCGTCTAGGAATCAGCGTCAAAGGCGATACTGTCACGCTAATTCTCGATTGTACTCAACAAGTTTCCAAAGAATTAAGTAGAAATCTTGACGAAACGATTAGCGTCAGCGGCATCATAATTATCGGCCAACAGATCGTCGATGGTAACATGTATATG GGTGGTCTGGAAATGTTGAAGATTGCACCGATACCAGATGCAGCTTACGAAATTTGCACGATTTTCGCGCCAAATTGTAGAAGTCAATCGAGACAAAGTGATCATTCGAATATGCGGAATTATGATCCCGTCGTGCGTACAACCTCATCTACTTATTACGAGGGTACAAATATTGGCGACAGTCAGACAGTCCCAAGTTCTAGTTATCCGGTTAAACCCTTCTCAACCGCTGGATCGtattatgaaacaaattaCGACAATCTGCACCTGCCTCGAAGTTATGGCAAAACATCTGAGAGATCTGAAccaaatgtttcgtataatgaGCAGGATGAAAATCTTGTAAAAGGAACGGAGGATGATTATGAGAACGGGAGTGAAGAAGGGAACGAGGATACCGAAGACAGCGACAACTACAAGTTACTTTATAGGCCAATAAATGTAACATATGCAGCGAGACCAACTGTGGAGACGTTCCTTCATAATCAAAGTGCC GTTTTCAACAACATCGATTCAGTCGAAGCAGATCGCTATCAAACGACAACGCCAGAAATTTCTAAAACTTCCGACAATTTATTTAGAGAAGTTCAAGGAGGTTTGAAATATTCGGAATCGTTGGAAGGATCGTATTACAATCCAACTTATTATAGTAGTAGGGGTTCGCCTGGGCCACGGGGATTTCCGGGGCCTCCAGGAGTGCCCGGGCCACCTGGTAAAAAAGGAGAACCAGGAAGGGATGGGTTAGCAGGTTTGCAAGGTACGGCTGGCCCACCGGGAAACGTGTTCATAATTCCAGCACTTAACCAGCAAGGAAACGAGAAAGGACCGGATACTCAAGCGGAGACTCTGAGACAAATGCTTTCACAGCATATGTTGGCTATGAGAGGTGCCGAAGGTCCTATGGGTCTTACAGGTATTGCTGGACCCGAAGGACCACCTGGACCTCAAGGTCAGAAGGGAGAACCTGGAGAAGTTGGCGAACCTGGACCTCGTGGCGAAAGAG GTATTCCTGGAAATACTGGCAGGGAGGGTAGACGAGGTCGACCTGGGAGAGACGGAGAAAGAGGTTTAAGTGGACCACCAGGAATGAAAGGAGAACAGGGTGTGCCTGGACTGCCTGGATTACCAGGAGATAAAGGTGAACGAGGATTTGTAGGTGCCACCGGTGAACAAGGTTTACCAGGTCACGAAGGAATGCAGGGTGATGATGGTCCTCCAGGTTTACCAGGCTTACCTGGTGAAATG GGACCCAGAGGATTCATAGGCCCACGAGGTTTCCCTGGATTACCAGGGAATCCAGGTATTCCTGGAAGCGAAGGTCCACCAGGAGCAAAAGGCAATACTGGTCCACCGGGCCCTCCAGGTGTGCCAGGTTCTCCGGGTCCAATTGGACCTGTAGGACCACCAGGACCTCAAGGTCTTTTGGGTCCAACTGGTTTAGTG GGACCACAAGGGAAGCCTGGAATTCCTGGTCTGTCGGGAGCAGATGGATCTCCTGGTCATCCGGGAAATCCAGGTGTTCCTGGAATGAAAGGTGAACAAGGGCCTCAAGGACCGCAAGGTCCAATAGGCTTCCCGGGAGTCCGTGGCATGAAAGGCGACGAAGGCAAACGTGGATCGCCTGGTGAACGCGgagaaaagggagagagaggtCCAGAAGGAGAGAAAGGTGACATTGGCGCGAAGGGAGAACCTGGATTATCAGGTCCACAAGGAATTCCTGGATTGGAAGGTTTAGAAGGACCAAAGGGTTTCGAAGGACCACGTGGTGAAACCGGTTTAGTTGGACTACCTGGTGAAAAAGGTAAAACTGGTCCTCCAGGTTTTGTTGGATATCCTGGAAATGTTGGTGAAAAAGGTGATAAAGGTCAGCCAGGAAGAGAAGGCCCTAGTGGAGATAAAGGAGAAAGG GGTAACAATGGCGCGTCAGGAGAACGTGGTGAACCAGGACCTAGG GGATTTAGAGGTGCTCGTGGAAGAAGAGGTGCCGAAGGATTGCCAGGACCGAAAGGTGATACTGGACAGCCAGGCCCTCCGGGACTACAAGGAGAATCTGGTACGCCAGGAGTCGAGGGACCTCGTGGGTTTGTGGGGTCTCCTGGGCAAGCTGGTCTCAATGGCAAAGATGGAATTCCTGGACCTTCTGGAGAACGTGGACCAGTGGGTGATTCTGGGCCGCCAGGTCCACCAGGTGCGCCTGGTGTTATCGGTCCGCAAGGTCCAGCTGGTGAACCTGGACAACCAGGAGAACCTGGAAGTCCAGGAACCCCAGGAGCTCCCGGAGATTCAGGTTCCCCAGGGGAGCAAGGCAAAGAAGGACCACAAGGGCCACCTGGTTTACAAGGAAAAGAAGGTTCACCAGGTCCTGGTGGTCTACCAGGATTTCCTGGTGAACGGGGAGCAAATGGTTTACCG GGAATGCCAGGTGCAAAAGGAGATATAGGACCACCTGGGCTTCAAGGTCCATCAGGCGATAAAGGTGCTCAAGGAGAATCTGGGAAAGATGGCGAATCTGGACCTCAAGGAAAGCAAGGACCTAAAGGACCACCTGGTCCAGTCGGATTGAAAGGCGACAGG GGTGAGCCTGGACCAGTCGGTCCTACGGGGCGAGATGGTTTACCAGGGCAACGTGGTTTGCCAGGAGCTCCTGGTCCTGTTGGAGTGCCAGGAGAGGATGGAGACAAAGGAGATATTGGACCACCTGGTGAAAAAGGGTTTAAAGGATCTCAAGCGGAAACA GGACCTCCAGGAGCACCTGGCGCACAAGGACTTCGAGGTGAACCTGGTGCTATCGGCTTACCAGGAGAAAAGGGACCACCTGGAGAAATTGGGAGGCGAGGACCAAAAGGCGAAGATGGTCCCGTTGGTGCATCAGGTCCTCCTGGTCCCGTAGGACCACAAGGATTGCCTGGCCCATCAGGATTAAAAGGAGAAGTGGGGGATACTGGCATAGTTGGTCCTGTAGGACCGGCAGGAAATCCAGGTGAACAAGGTCCAAGGGGCCCTAAAGGGTCTGAAGGTTCACAAGGTCCTCCGGGAGTAGAAGGTCGTCAAGGAGCAAAAGGAGAATCTGGAGCGGTAGGACTTCCAGGTCTAATAGGTCCAGAAGGAAAACAA GGCGAAAGAGGCCCTCCAGGACCAAAGGGAGAAGAAGGTAAGAGTGGACCTCCAGGACCGCCTGGAAATCGTGGTATAAATGGTCCAGAAGGACCAAAAGGTAATGCAGGACCACCTGGCTTTCCTGGACCTCCAGGAGAACCAGGTTTAGTCGGCCCAAAAGGGGAAGCTGGTAAGAATGGTGAAGATGGAAAACCAGGAGATCCTGGCGCACCAGGAGAGATTGGACCCCCAGGAAAGGAAGGATTACCTGGCCCTGCTGGAAAACAA gGATCCGAAGGTCCAGCGGGAGTGCAAGGTAGTCCAGGTTTACCTGGTGAAAAAGGAGACATGGGGCCGCCTGGGGCGCAGGGACCTCCAGGTTCCACAGGATCTCAGGGTCTTCCAGGGCCATCAGGTTTGCCAGGTGTCAGAGGATTGCCAGGACTTGCTGGAGAAAATGGTCCACCAGGAATGTCAGGAGCTGTTGGTGCTCCAGGAAAAGTTGGACCGGTTGGACCAAAAGGTCCAAAGGGTGATAGAGGTAAACGAGGAATCAAAGGGCATCGAGGTGAATTGGGACACGTTGGAGTCAAAGGAGAACAGGGTGAGAAGGGAGAACAAGGACCACGAGGTTCTCTAGGACTCGAAGGACCCAAGGGTAACCAAGGGCCACCAGGTTTATTGGGTTTCAAAGGAAACGATGGACCTCCAGGACTTCCAGGAATAGAAGGAGCAATAGGACCCAAAGGTAATGCTGGAAATGATGGACCAAAAGGCGAACTCGGCCCCCCGGGACCTCCAGGTCCTCCTGGACCACCTGCAGAGCAACCTATGATTCCTCCGGAGTTGTTATTCACGAGAGAACAAATTCTTCGAAGGAAACGCGATATTTCGACAAACAC CGCGGAagacgagaaagagaaagattcaGAAACGTTGGACAAGGATGATCAAATCGAAGAGGAACTTGGCCCAAAATTCTTGGACATGTATAGTTCTATATACGCTATGAGACAAGAATTGGATCGAATACGCAAACCGATTGGGAGCAGAGAAAATCCTGTAAGGACTTGCAAGGATTTATTTTACGGCCATCCTCATTTTCACGATG GTTGGTACTGGATCGATCCAAATTTAGGAATGGCTGACGACTCTGTATATGTCTATTGTAATATGACGAATATGGGCGAAACTTGCGTATACCCTGATATTCACACGAGTCAAATGCCCAATATACCAtggaggaaagaaaataataaaacggaTTGGTACTCGAATTTGCGCGGAGGATTTAAA ATTACATACGAAGCTATTGGGGTAGtgcaattaaattttctgCGTTTATTGAGTCAAGAAGCTTATCAAAATTTCACTTATACCTGCATTAATAGCGTTGCTTGGTACAatgttttgaattttaattataattcatctTTACGACTGCTTGGTGCTAACGAGgatgaattttcatatacCGGTATCAAGCCACAGATCGTTACGGACAATTGTAAAATGCGTAAAAGCAAAGGAGATACAGTGTTCTTGATTTACAGTAAAAAGCTTCAACAGTTACCATTGGTGGACTTTTACCCAGTCGATTATGGATTGCCGCATCAAGCGTTCGGTTTTACAGTTGGACCcatttgtttcaaataa